In Actinomadura luteofluorescens, the sequence GGCGAGGAGGCCCGCCAGTTCCGGCCTGGGGTGGTTGCGGCTGATGTTGCGTTCCAGCAGGGCCAGCGACTCCCGGACCCCGACGCTCCCCGCGGTGTGCTCGGGCAGGCGGCCGTCGTCGCGCTTGAGCCGGACGATCGCCTCCTCCATGGCGCTCTGAGCGGCGAACAGGCACGGGGTGCTGTAGATCGCGACGTTCACGCCGAGCTCGGTCAGCTCCGGCAGCGAGATGCGCGGCGACTTCCCGCCCGCGATCTGGTTGAACAGCAGCGGCTTGTCGCCGATCACCGTCCGGACCCGGCGGATCTGCTCGACGCTCCGGACGCCGTCGACCAGGACGACGTCGGCGTCGGTCCGCGCCAGCGCCTCGGCGCGGGCCAGGACCTCGTCCTCCTCGCCGGCGTCGGTGCGGGCGACCACGACGAGGTCGCGCCGGGTCCGCAGCACCATGTCGAGCTTGTCGAGGTACTCCGGCAGCGGCAGGATCCGCTTGCCGTCCACGTGCCCGCAGCGCCGCGGCCGCTGCTGGTCCTCAAGGATCACGCCGGACGCGCCGATCAGCTCCAGCTGCTCGATCACGTGGCAGGCGACCTCGGGGTCGACATAGCCGTCATCGATGTCCACGAGCAGGTGCCGCCCGGGAAAGGCGAGCCGCAGCCGCTGCACGAAGGCGACGATGTCGGGCCAGGCGATGAAGCCGATATCGGGAAGGCCGTAGTGCGACGCGGCGAAGCCGAAGCCGGACACGAAGAGTCCGTTGTAGTGCTGCGCGGCGACGGAGGCGGAGAACATGTCGAAGACCCCGATCAGCGGGGTCGTCCCTTCCGACATGATCTCTCGTCGTAGCTCTTCTCCGTAGTTCACCTTGCTCCCCTTTCGTCATCATGGGCGCGGGCGACTTGTCCGACTAAGACGGAACACCACAGTTTGTGGTGAGCACACGGCAGTCGGTATTCCGTGTCGTGAATAGTTACCCATGCGAAAAGCAAATCGCGGGTAAAGGAAACGGAGGGAGGGGGCAAAAAGGCGAAGCAATCGGCCCGATTTGTTGGGCGATGCGGGGAGTTGTTCTTTTACTCGTCGCGACCGTTCACGGAAGGGCGCTTGACCGTGCCGAGGCGCCCGGGGGCCGCCCGCCCCCTCCGACGGGCGGACGCGCACGGCGAACGCCGGGTGAACGCGCTGGAACCGCCGGGTTTCTACGCCCCTCGAAATACACATTGAACATCTAGTGCTTTTCACCTGCTAGAAAGGGCTCGTTTTCCTCAACTACTCTCCCGTAGCTGTGGTCCCCGCGAGAAGACCGGAACGCCGCCGCATGCGCAGGAGCATGCGGGTCCGGCTCATGCCGGTCGCCGTCATCTTTCTCGCGAACGCCTTTCCTCGCAAGCCTGGCAAGAAATGCCATGGCGAGCGCGGCCCGCCCGCGGCGGGGCCGACGATGGGCAGCTCCCAGAACCACCCGGCTCATCGGTGTCGTGCCCGACCATTCGCAAGTCCAGGCCGCGAGAAGACGACGGCCGCACCGGAGGGCCCGGGACGGGCCTTCGCACCCCGAGCGAACCCGCCGTTCCGGGTCGCGCCCCCCGCTCTGGTCACGAGCGCGACGGCCCCGGCGGCATGAATCCCCCCGATTGGAGACCCGTCATGCGCAGACTGATGCAGGCGACCCTGGTCGCGTGCGCCCTCGCGCTCGCGATGTGCGGTGTGACGTCCGCGAACGCCGCCGAGCCCGCCGGTGAGGGCGGTGTGCCGATCATCGGCGGCCACAACGCCACCGAGACGTACTCCTGGATGGTGTCCCTGAGCAACGGCTGCGGCGGCAGCCTGGTCGCGTCCCAGTGGATCGTCACGGCGAACCACTGCGGGGCGGCGTCGCAGGCCCGGATCGGCTCGACCTCCAAGAACTCCGGAGGCGAGGTCCGCCAGATCGACCGGCGCACCACCCGGTCCGGTACCGACCTCACGCTGATGCACCTGTCCACCCCCGCCCAGTCGGCTCCGGTGAGGATGGCGCAGTCCAACCCCGCCGCGGGCACCCCCGTGCGGCTGCTCGGCTTCGGCTGCATGAGCTGGCCGAGCTGCAGGACCGCCACCGTCCTCCAGGAGATCGACCTGACGATCCTGCCCAGCGGCCGGTGCGCGGCCGGCGGCGGCACCGCGAACGACGTGTGCGTCTCGGGCGACCGGACGCACTCGGCCTGCCACGGCGACTCCGGCGGCCCGGCCGTCGTCGGCACCCGCGGCGACTGGACGCTCGTCGGCGAGACCCACGGCCCCGGCGACAACATGGGCGAGTGCGCCACCACCACGCTCTACACCGGCATCGCGCCGTACCTGTCATGGATCAACCAGCAGATCGGCCGCTGACCCCCGCACCCCCACCCCCGTAGGAGTTCCCCATGTCCCTCCGCAAGATGATGGTCGCGCTGGCCGTCACGCTCGGGCTGTCCTTCCTGGTGCCCGCGCTGGCCGTCGAGCCGGCTTCGGCCGCGGCCCCGGTCGCGGTCCGCACGATCTACTACGACGCCGGTTCCGCGCAGGAGTTCAGGTCGGCCGTCGACCAGGGCGCCGCCGCCTGGAACGCGGCCGTGCCGGCGATCCAGCTCAAGGCCGCGACGGGCTCGCAGGCCACCATCAAGGTCTACGCCGACAACGGCTGGCCCCGCACCTACATGAACGGCTTCGGCCGCGCCACCATCTACATGGGACGTGAGGCGGTCAACGACGGCTTCTACCCGCCGAGGATCGCCGCGCACGAGCTCGGGCACGCCCTCGGCCTGCCCGACAACCGCAACGGACGCTGTGACTACCTGATGTCCGGCCACAGCTCGCCGACGTCCTGCCAGAGCACCACCCCGCACTCGACCGAGGCGGCCCAGGTCACCCGCAACGCGGGCGGGTTCGCGCCCGCCGCGCTGAGCCGGGAGACCCGGTACGTGGACTGCTTCGTCTTCTGACCGTCCGGCTCTCTACCGACCGCATCGCACCGCGGGCACACCGGCGACACGTGCCCGCGGTGCAGCGCGTCCGGCCCCTCCCCGGGCTTCGCGGGCCACGCGGGCCCTCCCCTGGTGGCGCGCGGCCCCAGCGGGTAGGGAGGAAGCAAAAGGGGGGTTCAGCCCTGGCCGAATCTCGGGACGGCCTCCGGCCGTCAGGGCGGCGAGTCGATGCGAGGTGGGTGGCGATGTGCAGGTGGATGGCCTACTCCGGGGATCCCGCCCTGGCGGAGGCCCTGCTCTTCCGGCCGGCCCACTCCCTGATCAACCAGAGCCTGCACGCCCGGCTGGGAGAGGAGACCACGAACGGGGACGGCTTCGGCATCGGCTGGTTCGGGGCGCAGCCGTACCCGGGCGTGTACAAGAGCGTCCTCCCCGCCTGGAACGACCCGAACCTGCGCGAGATCAGCCGGGAGATCCGCACCCGGCTGCTGTTCGCGCACGTCAGGGCCTCGACCGGCGCCGCGGTGCAGCGCAGCAACTGCCACCCGTTCCGGCACGGGCGGTGGCTGTGGATGCACAACGGGGCCATCACGGACTTCCCCCTGCTGAAGCGGGACGTCATGCTCGCGGTCGACCCGTCGCTCTACCCCGACGTCGAGGGCACCACCGACTCCGAGGCCCTGTTCTACCTGGCGCTCACCTTCGGCCTGATGGAGGATCCGCCGGGCGCGGTGGCCCGCGTCATCGGCCTCGTCGAAGACCTCGCGCGGCACCGAGGGGTGCCTGATCCGCTCCAGATGACGGTGGCCACGAGCGAGGGCGAATCCATCTGGGTGTTCCGCTACTCCAGCCTGGGACGCACAAGGTCGCTCTTCTACTCCACCGACATCGCCCAGCTTCGCAGGCTCTATCCCGCGCTGGACGTCCTCCAGCAACTCGGGACGGACGCGCGGTTCGTCGTGTCCGAGCCGATCCACCACCTGGAGGGTGCCTGGACGGAGGTACCGGAGAGCTCGTATGCGCTCGTACGGCCCGGCACGCATGAGCTGCATCCGCTCGTCCCGGTCCGGACGCGCCAGCAGACCACCGCGTGACCGTTCCGCCGGCGGCTCCGCGGCGGCACTGCCTCAGGCCGGCCTGGGCGGGGCGATCAGGCGCCAGGCGGCGGGGTGCAGGGTCCAGGACCGGCTGGTGTAGGGCCCGGACACCTCGCCGTCGCTGTTGCTCCGGAACTCCTGGCCGCTGATCGTGACCTTGCGGGCCGTGGTGTGCAGGACGTCGTCCCGGTAGCGGTGGCTGCCGTCGCGCAGGCGCAGGGCGTAGGCGATGCGGGCGATGGGGCCGGTGGCGGCGGAGACGACCAGTTCCAGCTTTCCGTCCCCCGGATGCGCGTCCGCGGCCAGCTGGGCGGAGCCCCCGGCGATGCCGGGGGCGTTGCTGAGCGCGACCATCAGGAACTTGCCCTCGGCGACGA encodes:
- a CDS encoding isocitrate lyase/PEP mutase family protein, encoding MSEGTTPLIGVFDMFSASVAAQHYNGLFVSGFGFAASHYGLPDIGFIAWPDIVAFVQRLRLAFPGRHLLVDIDDGYVDPEVACHVIEQLELIGASGVILEDQQRPRRCGHVDGKRILPLPEYLDKLDMVLRTRRDLVVVARTDAGEEDEVLARAEALARTDADVVLVDGVRSVEQIRRVRTVIGDKPLLFNQIAGGKSPRISLPELTELGVNVAIYSTPCLFAAQSAMEEAIVRLKRDDGRLPEHTAGSVGVRESLALLERNISRNHPRPELAGLLA
- a CDS encoding S1 family peptidase codes for the protein MRRLMQATLVACALALAMCGVTSANAAEPAGEGGVPIIGGHNATETYSWMVSLSNGCGGSLVASQWIVTANHCGAASQARIGSTSKNSGGEVRQIDRRTTRSGTDLTLMHLSTPAQSAPVRMAQSNPAAGTPVRLLGFGCMSWPSCRTATVLQEIDLTILPSGRCAAGGGTANDVCVSGDRTHSACHGDSGGPAVVGTRGDWTLVGETHGPGDNMGECATTTLYTGIAPYLSWINQQIGR
- a CDS encoding snapalysin family zinc-dependent metalloprotease, which codes for MSLRKMMVALAVTLGLSFLVPALAVEPASAAAPVAVRTIYYDAGSAQEFRSAVDQGAAAWNAAVPAIQLKAATGSQATIKVYADNGWPRTYMNGFGRATIYMGREAVNDGFYPPRIAAHELGHALGLPDNRNGRCDYLMSGHSSPTSCQSTTPHSTEAAQVTRNAGGFAPAALSRETRYVDCFVF
- a CDS encoding class II glutamine amidotransferase; the protein is MCRWMAYSGDPALAEALLFRPAHSLINQSLHARLGEETTNGDGFGIGWFGAQPYPGVYKSVLPAWNDPNLREISREIRTRLLFAHVRASTGAAVQRSNCHPFRHGRWLWMHNGAITDFPLLKRDVMLAVDPSLYPDVEGTTDSEALFYLALTFGLMEDPPGAVARVIGLVEDLARHRGVPDPLQMTVATSEGESIWVFRYSSLGRTRSLFYSTDIAQLRRLYPALDVLQQLGTDARFVVSEPIHHLEGAWTEVPESSYALVRPGTHELHPLVPVRTRQQTTA